The following proteins are encoded in a genomic region of Cydia strobilella chromosome 19, ilCydStro3.1, whole genome shotgun sequence:
- the LOC134750184 gene encoding RNA polymerase II-associated protein 1, with the protein MLKRPNPEEDEEDILRMQEEYLREKNKDAKFRPSASVTNLRPQVTETPKPPSSKPEKSVGRKPSKYAQSKGLNNEKRVRFETSTGSVMGDILEKNMEEVPKETEMDDDKVYYPKIIASVMSNIIEKNTNCDVDLSFQPMPTQGFPVAMKCDFNIAPSLKSIHSLYIQKKQQEEPLKMDIDEPTNSSKSDMSKQVNLPEKSYIVSSKDADVIHTENVNLLSKMSEKEILEEQQKLLAEIDPNLIKFIKAKRKIENAISVGDKHSPKSQKMTPQDVPMVSSVTDDDTWDNDILSHPNVNKWLHFDSLEKDKLEWIKATKESNNITPDKPYEARFDFKGYLLPYTLPYTEETKTLFHHGEEPHRPGYTLTELFELTRSMVTQQRVFALNTLAGILEYYSAGTYKGIIDIPLSKILFVLRFSLDDKAEAIIEPSLKAIRNLIYNRIEEASLDALLGFEAGLQQPCLENDKSEIEELESKESELKDYHLAEVDIIAALLRTDVLTRIQYILGNIKPNINSVQYCLQILTRLARDSPETAMTIVKMEHLMNNVKDIFKNYKNNQLSQLTMRLLRILSLQSREIGDILLSKYSILEPVLQCISTEADRTSGLRVQIEAFCIMTNLLHHDLGVDEFLSIFPIVLSALYIHVQNTDVFVTSSVLNATHAAVILQFASKIWCTQKLPDSNKGQLCILLKGARKWLAQVSQSESYTCGHLRLLCSVLDCCKTIITFDQVDMGFLKESLTKLSNSAGLLNIIAHLESSSNLLSGIETKDLHFTKNLMSLGASVVDSELKTLPILNSLSPIPFLASLFNLLEALNEEKIAQTFVQNLEPYIEKLAQKSPSLSDNWFTRTETDLVISIIKVAVKIDVPESKKDLLYAVANKLCYILRVDKGGDLEFLFRNIVFNKQWFTAERLMNLVSLSDADGFSKALTSIEEIKLCYSTVINLSYKDTGANIVLRKWQEPILPRDWIYLPILHLYSKSQEQTSQKVLGLNIKESTAKEFVIRSSLEWILFNEYCFPDLLKDINVTDRFCRLMCVFLCDNSLFLDARIKILLQKCLEVLFKRSSEFNFDQQLTGLSNFQGFYTQFLEQFQSVSYGDCNFAACVLVPLAQRHDVKWRKLIWSEYAGCLRALDCPEDRLCYELKDYLYPEETEVSLIKSYHRALTSNLVRPGTTAYAIAQHHVEACNRCKDQQI; encoded by the coding sequence atgcTCAAACGTCCCAACCCTGAAGAAGATGAGGAAGACATTCTACGAATGCAAGAAGAATACTTACGTGAAAAGAACAAAGACGCTAAATTTCGCCCGTCGGCTTCTGTAACAAATCTGCGGCCACAAGTGACAGAAACTCCAAAGCCCCCAAGCAGTAAGCCTGAGAAGTCTGTTGGGCGTAAGCCTTCAAAATACGCACAGTCTAAGGGCCTCAATAATGAAAAGCGAGTCCGGTTCGAAACCAGTACTGGCTCCGTTATGGGAGACATTTTGGAGAAGAATATGGAAGAAGTTCCCAAGGAAACAGAAATGGACGATGACAAGGTATACTATCCAAAAATTATAGCTTCAGTTATGAGCAATATCatagaaaaaaacacaaattgtgATGTAGATTTGAGTTTCCAACCAATGCCTACTCAAGGCTTTCCTGTGGCTATGAAATGCGATTTTAATATAGCTCCCAGTTTAAAAAGTATCCATTCATTATACATTCAAAAGAAGCAGCAAGAGGAACCGTTAAAAATGGATATTGATGAGCCAACAAACTCAAGTAAATCAGACATGTCTAAACAGGTTAATCTTCCAGAAAAAAGTTACATTGTATCTTCAAAAGATGCTGATGTCATCCATACTGAAAATGTTAATCTGTTAAGTAAAATGTCTGAAAAGGAAATATTAGAGGAACAGCAAAAATTACTTGCTGAAATAGATCCTAATTTGATAAAGTTTATTAAAGCTAAAAGGAAAATTGAGAACGCAATCTCAGTAGGTGATAAACATTCACCAAAGAGCCAAAAAATGACACCACAGGATGTACCAATGGTATCATCAGTGACTGACGATGATACTTGGGATAATGACATATTATCACACCCCAATGTCAATAAATGGCTGCATTTTGACTCATTAGAGAAAGACAAACTTGAGTGGATTAAAGCCACCAAGGAAAGCAATAACATTACCCCTGACAAACCTTATGAAGCCCGCTTTGATTTCAAAGGGTACCTTTTACCATACACCTTACCTTATACAGAAGAAACAAAAACTCTTTTCCATCACGGTGAAGAACCTCATAGACCGGGATACACCCTTACAGAGCTCTTTGAACTAACTCGCTCCATGGTAACTCAGCAAAGAGTCTTTGCTTTAAACACATTAGCAGGAATACTAGAATACTACTCCGCAGGCACTTACAAAGGCATAATAGACATACCTCTCagtaaaatactttttgtaTTGCGATTTTCGTTAGATGATAAGGCAGAAGCTATTATTGAACCTTCTTTGAAAGCAATAAGGAACCTAATTTATAATAGGATAGAAGAAGCAAGTTTAGATGCCTTATTAGGATTTGAAGCCGGTCTGCAGCAGCCTTGTCTGGAAAATGACAAGTCAGAAATTGAAGAATTGGAATCAAAAGAGTCAGAATTAAAAGATTATCACTTGGCTGAAGTTGATATTATAGCCGCTCTATTGAGAACTGATGTTCTTACAAGAATACAGTACATTTTAGGAAATATAAAACCAAATATAAATTCAGTTCAATATTGCTTGCAAATTTTGACTAGACTTGCTAGAGATTCACCTGAGACAGCCATGACAATAGTTAAAATGGAACATTTGATGAACAATGTTAAAGATATCTTTAAGAATTACAAGAATAACCAGCTGTCACAACTGACTATGAGGTTACTCAGAATCCTTTCTTTACAATCAAGAGAAATCGGAGACATATTACTATCAAAGTACTCTATATTAGAACCTGTTTTGCAATGTATAAGCACAGAAGCAGACAGGACAAGTGGTCTACGCGTACAAATAGAAGCCTTCTGCATCATGACTAACTTGCTACATCATGATCTTGGTGTGGATGAATTCCTATCCATATTCCCCATTGTATTATCAGCTTTGTACATACATGTCCAAAACACAGATGTGTTTGTTACATCATCAGTATTAAATGCTACACATGCGGCAGTAATTCTACAATTTGCCAGCAAAATATGGTGCACTCAAAAACTGCCTGATAGTAATAAAGGGCAGCTCTGTATTTTACTGAAAGGAGCAAGAAAATGGCTGGCACAAGTATCTCAAAGTGAAAGTTACACTTGTGGTCATCTACGTCTGCTCTGCTCCGTTCTGGACTGTTGTAAAACAATTATTACATTTGATCAAGTGGATATGGGCTTCTTGAAGGAATCCTTGACTAAACTTTCGAATTCTGCTGGATTATTAAACATCATAGCACACCTTGAGTCCAGTTCGAATCTGTTATCAGGGATAGAAACTAAAGATTTGCATTTCACTAAAAACTTGATGAGCCTTGGCGCATCAGTTGTTGACTCTGAACTAAAAACATTACCAATACTAAACAGTTTGTCACCTATACCATTCCTAGCATCCTTGTTCAATCTTCTTGAAGCATTAAACGAAGAAAAAATTGCGCAGACTTTCGTACAAAACCTTGAGCCGTATATCGAGAAACTCGCTCAAAAATCGCCAAGCCTTAGTGATAATTGGTTCACAAGAACGGAGACAGATCTTGTAATCAGCATAATAAAAGTTGCCGTGAAAATCGACGTCCCTGAATCAAAGAAAGATTTGTTGTACGCTGTGGCTAACAAACTATGTTACATTCTCAGAGTTGATAAGGGTGGTGACCTGGAGTTCTTGTTTAGAAACATCGTGTTCAATAAGCAGTGGTTCACAGCGGAAAGGTTAATGAACCTGGTGTCTTTATCCGATGCCGATGGCTTCTCGAAAGCGCTGACATCAATAGAAGAGATAAAATTGTGTTACAGCACAGTTATAAACCTTAGTTACAAAGACACTGGCGCTAATATTGTACTCAGGAAATGGCAGGAACCGATTCTACCAAGAGACTGGATATATTTACCCATTTTACATCTATACAGCAAGAGTCAAGAGCAGACTTCTCAAAAAGTTCTTGGATTAAACATAAAAGAATCAACAGCGAAAGAATTCGTCATCAGGAGCAGTTTAGAATGGATCTTATTTAACGAATACTGCTTTCCTGATCTCCTGAAAGACATAAATGTGACCGATAGATTCTGCCGATTAATGTGCGTTTTTCTGTGTGACAATTCCTTATTCTTGGATGCGAGGATCAAGATCCTGTTACAGAAATGCCTTGAGGTTTTGTTTAAGAGGAGTAGCGAGTTCAATTTTGATCAACAGCTAACTGGATTGAGTAATTTCCAAGGATTTTATACGCAGTTTCTTGAGCAGTTCCAGTCAGTTAGTTATGGGGATTGCAACTTCGCTGCTTGCGTTTTAGTGCCTCTAGCTCAGAGGCATGATGTAAAATGGCGGAAGCTCATTTGGTCTGAGTACGCTGGTTGCTTGAGGGCTCTGGATTGCCCAGAAGACCGCTTGTGCTATGAATTGAAGGACTATTTGTATCCAGAGGAAACTGAAGTGTCTCTAATAAAGTCCTATCATCGCGCTTTGACGTCGAATCTGGTGAGACCCGGTACAACTGCATATGCGATAGCGCAGCACCACGTTGAAGCTTGCAATCGCTGCaaagatcagcagatctaa
- the LOC134750377 gene encoding translation machinery-associated protein 16 homolog, which produces MPNVKKNMERLKHPNSRKTQKLASKMKRNERKDNNKLGTHIKQNLIGEKILWFKDMIPEDCLVLTKEQTLELVETYLARFNEELEQIALKNSIGHRKNRHQHASREDIINITKKREQDEFETCGLEMPDLLNAEQVQVLRNWNGELRFLQHFKLKRFARKHLI; this is translated from the coding sequence ATGCCTAAcgtgaaaaaaaatatggagaGACTGAAACATCCAAACAGCAGGAAAACTCAAAAACTGGCATCGAAAATGAAGAGAAACGAAAGAAAAGACAACAACAAACTTGGCACTCACATCAAACAGAATTTAATTGGTGAAAAAATCCTCTGGTTCAAGGATATGATTCCTGAAGATTGTCTAGTATTAACGAAGGAGCAGACTCTGGAGTTGGTCGAAACTTATTTAGCAAGATTTAATGAAGAGCTAGAACAGATTGCTTTAAAGAATTCTATAGGTCATCGTAAGAATCGTCATCAGCATGCGAGTAGGGAAGACATCATTAACATTACTAAGAAGAGGGAGCAGGATGAGTTTGAGACATGTGGTCTGGAGATGCCGGACCTCCTGAATGCGGAACAGGTGCAAGTTTTGAGGAACTGGAACGGAGAACTAAGGTTTCTGCAGCATTTTAAGCTTAAAAGATTTGCTAGAAagcatttaatataa
- the LOC134750376 gene encoding transmembrane protein 134, giving the protein MTRPFGNSDKRFSIDDAFEEETDEAIKVYGATGDRSPLQNNKYKNGSEYLSSNKTYKCTDDTTSRDSDSLIHEYVEATQATYCWNHPKVRENWKTVCAAVILLVVGVGLLGMGAFAVAEPENGLQGAVFFVAGMICFVPGAYHVVYIWLAARGQRGYDFYHLPLFT; this is encoded by the exons atgacgAGACCGTTCGGTAATAGTGACAAACGATTTTCAATCGACGACGCCTTCGAGGAGGAGACGGACGAAGCTATAAAAGTGTATGGCGCTACGGGCGACAGATCGCCGTTgcagaataataaatataagaatgGAAGTGAATATTTGTCCAG TAATAAAACATACAAATGCACAGACGACACGACCTCCCGAGACTCTGACTCTCTAATCCACGAGTATGTAGAGGCCACACAAGCAACGTACTGCTGGAACCATCCCAAAGTCAGAGAGAACTGGAAGACAGTATGCGCAGCTGTCATTCTGTTGGTTGTTGGCGTGGGTTTACTGGGGATGGGAGCCTTTGCTGTTGCGGAGCCAGAGAATGGACTGCAGGGGGCGGTTTTCTTTGTAGCAG GTATGATCTGCTTCGTCCCCGGCGCCTACCACGTGGTGTACATCTGGTTAGCAGCGCGCGGGCAACGAGGCTACGACTTCTACCATCTGCCGCTCTTCACCTGA
- the LOC134749864 gene encoding probable ATP-dependent RNA helicase DDX55 homolog yields MVNKDWSKVQPGLSAPVLNCIKKQGFVSMTPIQAAVIPLILSCKDVVAEAVTGSGKTLAFVVPLLEMLLKKQKEAPLRKDFVYGVIIAPTRELATQILKVIELFLEESELSHVTRCLLVGGRSVDMDIASLQEGAHIIVSTPGRLEDLLAERKQANLAGRLKELEFLVLDEADRLLDLGFSSALTTILQYLPRQRRTGLFSATQTKQLQDLVRAGLRNPVVVSVKEKSTISTPLLLENYYVIVEPQDKFLFLLNFIRNRKIVKGLFFLPTCACVDYWADVLPAFLPDVKVFAIHGKMKQKRSRILDKFRESEGTILLCTDLLARGLDIPEVEWVLQWEPPTHPASLVHRVGRAARGGAAGCSLLPLLPTEDTYVPFIAANQKVELKDWRGSEDEIKITQKLRDKVTSIIHEHQKRDRAILDKGQRAFVSHMRAYSKHECNLLLQFKQLPLGHIATSYGLLKLPLMPELKQEHKGQFVGPKEEVDLNSIPYKDKQKESSRLQKLEEYRKTGVWPSKKKKKMVKTQPWEQAKQNKEDKKERRKKRKVEKQEGKKGKKRRAVTQEEVDELAADVALMKKLKKRKITKEQFDEQFDGDK; encoded by the exons ATGGTGAATAAAGACTGGTCAAAAGTGCAGCCTGGGTTGTCGGCTCCCGTGCTAAATTGTATAAAGAAGCAGGGTTTCGTGTCTATGACGCCTATTCAGGCCGCCGTGATACCCTTAATTTTGTCATGTAAAGATGTAGTGGCGGAGGCGGTGACAGGGTCGGGCAAGACGCTGGCGTTCGTGGTGCCGCTGCTGGAGATGCTGCTAAAGAAGCAGAAGGAGGCGCCGCTGCGGAAGGACTTTGTTTATGGAGTTATTATAGCCCCGACGAGGGAGCTTGCCACACAGATTTTGAAA GTCATAGAGTTATTCCTTGAAGAGTCCGAGCTCTCCCACGTGACCCGCTGTCTGCTCGTCGGCGGCCGTTCCGTGGACATGGACATAGCCAGTCTGCAGGAAGGAGCGCACATCATAGTCAGCACTCCGGGACGGCTGGAGGACTTGTTGGCGGAGCGGAAGCAGGCCAACTTGGCTGGAAGACTTAAGGAATTG GAGTTCCTAGTCCTGGACGAAGCAGACCGTCTCCTGGATCTGGGGTTCTCATCAGCACTCACCACCATACTGCAATACCTGCCGCGCCAGCGCCGCACCGGACTCTTCTCTGCCACGCAGACTAAGCAGCTGCAG GATCTGGTGCGTGCGGGTTTAAGGAACCCAGTGGTGGTGAGCGTCAAGGAAAAATCCACGATATCGACCCCTCTGCTGCTGGAGAATTACTACGTCATCGTGGAACCGCAGGACAAATTTCTTTTTCTGTTGAATTTTATCAG AAACCGCAAGATAGTAAAAGGCCTGTTCTTCCTCCCAACCTGCGCGTGCGTCGACTACTGGGCGGACGTGCTGCCCGCCTTCCTCCCTGACGTCAAGGTCTTCGCCATTCACGGCAAGATGAAACAGAAGAGGAGCAGGATCCTCGACAAGTTCCGAGAGAGTGAGGGGACTATTCTACTATGCACGGATTTATTGGCCAG AGGCCTCGACATCCCGGAAGTAGAATGGGTGCTCCAATGGGAGCCGCCCACACACCCGGCGTCCCTGGTCCACCGCGTCgggcgcgcggcgcgcggcggcgcggcggggtgCTCCCTGTTACCACTTCTGCCTACTGAAGACACATATGTGCCGTTCATAGCAGCCAACCAGAAGGTCGAGCTAAAGGATTGGCGAGGGTCCGAAGATGAGATTAAGATTACGCAGAAACTTAGGGATAAG GTAACATCGATTATCCACGAGCACCAAAAACGAGACCGCGCCATCTTGGACAAAGGTCAACGAGCTTTTGTATCACACATGAGAGCCTACAGCAAACATGAGTGTAACTTACTTCTACAGTTTAAGCAATTACCTCtag gaCACATAGCGACCAGCTACGGCCTCCTCAAGCTGCCTCTCATGCCGGAGCTCAAGCAGGAACATAAAGGCCAGTTCGTGGGACCCAAGGAGGAGGTGGACCTCAACAGCATACCGTACAAGGACAAGCAGAAGGAATCCAGCAGGCTGCAGAAGTTAGAGGAGTATAGGAAGACTGGGGTCTGGCCGagtaagaagaaaaagaaaatg gttaaaaCGCAACCTTGGGAGCAAGCGAAACAGAACAAAGAAGACAAGAAAGAACGCCGAAAAAAGCGCAAAGTGGAAAAACAAGAAGGCAAAAAAGGCAAGAAGCGACGGGCGGTGACGCAGGAGGAGGTAGACGAGCTGGCAGCCGACGTGGCGCTGATGAAGAAGCTAAAGAAACGGAAGATCACTAAAGAACAGTTTGATGAACAGTTCGATGGGgataaataa